From one Geoalkalibacter halelectricus genomic stretch:
- a CDS encoding transglutaminase family protein yields the protein MNYRVTHTTEFVYEAKVGLCYNEARLLPRELPYQKLLSSGLHIDPPPNDYYERFDYFGNRTVYFSTQQPHERLEVTATSEVEVSPSTLLEQNSALSWEAARDQLRQGHSAQILEACQFILDSPSVGVDEQLAEYARPSFAPGRGLVEGVHDLMQRIFREFKYDPEFSTLATPLKEVLEHRSGVCQDFAHLAIGCLRSQGLAARYVSGYIETQPPPGKERLVGADASHAWFSVFVPDLGWLDFDPTNNQLPGEQHITLAWGRDFSDVTPLKGVAYGGGKHELKVAVDVLRRNGNGR from the coding sequence GGGCTCTGCTATAACGAAGCCCGCCTGCTGCCGCGCGAACTGCCCTACCAGAAGCTATTGTCCAGCGGGCTGCACATCGATCCGCCGCCCAACGATTATTATGAGCGCTTTGATTATTTCGGGAATCGCACGGTGTACTTCTCCACCCAACAACCCCATGAGCGGCTGGAGGTAACGGCGACCAGCGAGGTGGAGGTCAGTCCCTCGACGCTTTTGGAGCAAAATTCAGCCCTTAGCTGGGAAGCCGCGCGCGACCAATTGCGCCAGGGTCACAGCGCGCAAATTCTGGAGGCTTGCCAGTTCATCCTCGATTCGCCAAGCGTCGGCGTCGACGAACAGCTTGCCGAATACGCCCGCCCTTCCTTTGCTCCCGGTCGCGGGCTGGTGGAGGGAGTGCACGATCTGATGCAGCGCATCTTTCGTGAATTCAAATACGATCCGGAGTTCTCAACCCTCGCAACGCCCCTCAAGGAAGTCCTCGAGCACCGCAGCGGGGTCTGTCAGGATTTCGCCCACCTGGCCATCGGCTGCCTGCGCTCCCAGGGCTTGGCGGCGCGTTACGTGAGCGGCTATATCGAAACCCAACCGCCACCGGGCAAGGAGCGTCTCGTCGGCGCCGACGCCTCCCACGCCTGGTTTTCGGTTTTCGTACCCGATCTGGGTTGGCTCGATTTCGACCCGACCAACAACCAACTGCCCGGCGAACAGCACATCACCCTGGCCTGGGGCCGGGACTTCTCCGATGTCACGCCCCTCAAGGGGGTGGCCTACGGCGGGGGCAAGCATGAACTCAAGGTGGCGGTGGATGTGCTGCGCCGCAATGGAAACGGGCGCTAA